A genomic stretch from Chloroflexota bacterium includes:
- the glgA gene encoding glycogen synthase translates to MKALLLTNEYPPNVYGGAGMHVAELSRRLRTRISLEVRTFGEQREEAPGWLVRGYPASAEWRSRDDRLRPAWDAFARCLAMAADPSDADLVHCHTWYTHLGGLLVQQANQIPLVITVHSLEPLRPWKREQLGGGYDLSSWVERTALESADAVIAVSRGTRDDVLRHFAVKPERVHIIHNGIDAEFFATDPATDALERHGIDPDRPYVLFVGRITRQKGIVHLVRAIGRLDPEIGVVLAAGQPDTPELAAEVEAGVTAAQRERPNVVWIPDMLSREEIRQLYSHAAIFVCPSVYEPFGITNLEAMACERPVVATAVGGIPEVVVDGETGLLVPVAFRPDEPMSPADPDQLASDLAAAINGLMADPARRALMGSAGRHRAVEQFSWSSIAAQTVALYGTLGGSARIPPP, encoded by the coding sequence ATGAAGGCGCTCCTCCTGACCAACGAGTACCCGCCCAACGTCTACGGCGGCGCCGGGATGCACGTGGCCGAGCTGTCCCGCCGGCTGCGGACCCGGATCTCGCTCGAGGTCAGGACCTTCGGCGAGCAGCGCGAAGAGGCGCCTGGCTGGCTGGTACGAGGCTACCCGGCATCTGCCGAGTGGCGATCGCGCGACGATCGCCTTCGCCCGGCCTGGGATGCCTTCGCCCGCTGCCTCGCCATGGCGGCCGATCCCAGCGACGCCGACCTCGTGCATTGCCACACCTGGTACACCCACCTCGGCGGGCTGCTGGTGCAGCAGGCGAACCAGATCCCGCTGGTCATCACGGTGCACTCGCTCGAGCCGCTCCGACCCTGGAAGCGCGAGCAGCTGGGTGGCGGCTACGACCTCTCCAGCTGGGTGGAGCGGACCGCGCTCGAGTCGGCCGATGCGGTGATCGCGGTGAGCCGCGGCACGCGCGACGACGTCCTCCGCCATTTCGCCGTGAAGCCCGAGCGGGTGCACATCATCCACAACGGGATCGATGCCGAGTTCTTCGCGACCGATCCCGCGACGGATGCGTTGGAGCGCCACGGGATCGACCCTGATCGGCCGTACGTGCTTTTCGTGGGACGCATCACGCGGCAGAAGGGGATCGTGCACCTCGTCCGAGCCATCGGCCGGCTCGATCCCGAGATCGGCGTGGTCCTGGCAGCCGGGCAGCCGGATACCCCTGAGCTCGCCGCGGAGGTCGAGGCCGGCGTGACAGCCGCGCAGCGGGAGCGGCCGAACGTGGTCTGGATCCCCGACATGCTCAGCCGCGAGGAGATCCGCCAGCTCTACAGCCACGCGGCGATCTTCGTCTGTCCATCGGTCTATGAGCCGTTCGGGATCACGAACCTGGAGGCGATGGCCTGCGAACGTCCGGTGGTGGCGACCGCGGTCGGTGGCATCCCGGAGGTGGTCGTCGACGGCGAGACGGGGCTCCTTGTCCCCGTCGCATTCCGCCCCGACGAGCCGATGAGCCCCGCCGACCCGGATCAGCTTGCCAGCGACCTGGCGGCTGCCATCAACGGGCTGATGGCCGACCCCGCCAGGCGGGCGCTCATGGGATCCGCCGGTCGACACCGCGCTGTCGAGCAGTTCAGCTGGTCGTCGATCGCCGCCCAGACGGTGGCCCTCTACGGCACGCTCGGGGGGTCGGCTAGGATTCCGCCTCCATGA
- a CDS encoding CBS domain-containing protein, with amino-acid sequence MEEHRVHRLVVVEPDGGLPIGILSTTDLVRSIGARGA; translated from the coding sequence ATGGAGGAGCATCGCGTCCACCGACTGGTGGTCGTCGAGCCGGATGGCGGCCTGCCCATCGGGATCCTGTCGACGACCGATCTGGTGCGCTCGATCGGTGCACGCGGTGCATGA
- a CDS encoding ABC transporter permease, with amino-acid sequence MRPFGIRVGVFWALFVASVLMFVRNRAAVFFSLFLPLIIMLIFGVLNFEGPTTIQLGVVDEAQNEASAALIDGLAAFDYIEQSSGSREAELAELEDGGLDFVLLIPSGFDPQPEQETGLVAYASTADPQGAQVGQGLLQQAVGQALFAPAGDNPPGGVFGAPPVRFESVESRDLGYIDFLAPGIVGMTVMQLGLFGVAFGFVRLKRTGALRRLFATPTSPAYFLAAQVASRLMIGFVQVVILFGIAIWFGLQMFGDYGSLAVIVLLGSVIFLAVGYSIAGWAKNEDQAAPVANLISLPMMFLSGVFFPRDAMPDLLASITQFMPLTYVNEALRAVVNDGASLASLGPQLLGMGVWAAITFVLAVRLFRWE; translated from the coding sequence ATGCGCCCCTTTGGGATCCGCGTCGGGGTGTTCTGGGCGCTCTTCGTGGCGAGCGTCCTGATGTTCGTGCGCAACCGCGCCGCCGTCTTCTTCAGCCTCTTCCTGCCGCTGATCATCATGCTGATCTTCGGCGTGCTGAACTTCGAGGGCCCCACCACCATTCAGCTCGGCGTGGTCGACGAGGCGCAGAACGAGGCGAGCGCCGCGCTGATCGACGGCCTCGCTGCCTTCGACTACATCGAGCAATCGAGCGGGTCGCGCGAGGCGGAACTCGCTGAGCTCGAGGACGGCGGTCTCGACTTCGTCCTGCTCATCCCGTCCGGGTTCGATCCCCAGCCCGAGCAGGAGACCGGGCTGGTGGCATACGCCTCGACCGCCGATCCACAGGGGGCGCAGGTCGGGCAGGGGCTGCTGCAGCAGGCCGTCGGCCAGGCCCTCTTCGCGCCGGCTGGCGACAATCCACCAGGCGGCGTGTTTGGGGCACCGCCGGTCCGTTTCGAGTCGGTCGAGTCGCGTGACCTGGGCTACATCGACTTCCTGGCGCCGGGGATCGTGGGCATGACCGTGATGCAGCTCGGCCTGTTCGGGGTCGCCTTCGGCTTCGTGCGCCTGAAGAGGACCGGTGCGCTCCGCCGCCTCTTCGCCACACCCACCTCGCCCGCGTACTTCCTGGCGGCGCAGGTAGCGTCTCGGCTGATGATCGGCTTCGTCCAGGTGGTGATCCTGTTCGGCATCGCCATCTGGTTTGGACTCCAGATGTTCGGCGACTACGGCAGCCTGGCGGTCATCGTGCTGCTCGGCTCGGTCATCTTCCTTGCGGTTGGGTACTCGATCGCAGGCTGGGCGAAGAACGAGGACCAGGCGGCACCGGTCGCCAACCTGATCAGCCTGCCGATGATGTTCCTCTCCGGCGTCTTCTTCCCGCGGGATGCGATGCCGGATCTCCTGGCCAGCATCACGCAGTTCATGCCGCTCACCTACGTCAACGAGGCGCTGCGCGCCGTGGTCAACGACGGCGCCAGCCTCGCGTCGCTCGGACCGCAGCTGCTGGGGATGGGCGTCTGGGCGGCCATCACCTTCGTGCTTGCGGTTAGGCTGTTCCGGTGGGAGTAG
- a CDS encoding heavy metal translocating P-type ATPase: MTSPAAAPLPELSLPVVGMTCASCVTRIERFLARADGVADAAVNLATERATVQFDPRLIDRGGIVAAIEAAGYEVAAPASAGAAAVDEADAARATERQALLRDALLATGIGLAMMVVSLWPSGVPWPMERVNVWMLAPATVVQFVFGRRFLVAAARGLRHGELTMDTLVSLGTLAAYGYSLAITLIGSADPTYFDSAAVIIGLVLLGRWLEARAKSQATGAIKALLKLRPTTARVLRDGREADLPIDEVRPGDLLRVRPGERVPADGSIVDGASAVDESMLSGESIPVDKREGDRVTGATMNASGSFVMRAERVGTDTTLAQIARMVEQAQGSKAPIQRVVDQVTARFVPAVVLLAAATFGLWLLLGPEPRLPAALTAAVAVLIIACPCAMGLATPTAIMVGTAKGAEAGILVRDGAALEQARRITAVILDKTGTITQGQPSVVELRPSPGTSEAELLRLAASAERGSEHPLAEAIVRLAADRGMELPTATGFLAAPGGGVQATVEGRRTVVGSERMLVQQGVDIGPVHALAREAAANGHTPVLVAVERVAIGLLAIADTVKPESAEAVHRLQEAGLEVWMLTGDRVAVAEAIGSQVGIAQDRLLAEVRPGEKAARVKELQAEGAVVAMVGDGINDAPALAQSDVGVAIGTGADVAVEASDITLVGDDLRAVPGAIRLSRATMRTIRQNLAWAFGYNLVLIPVAAGALFPLTGWLLSPALAAAAMALSSVSVVTNSLRLRRFRTS, encoded by the coding sequence ATGACCAGCCCCGCCGCCGCGCCCCTGCCGGAGCTCTCGCTGCCCGTCGTCGGCATGACCTGCGCCTCGTGCGTGACCCGCATCGAGCGCTTCCTGGCGCGCGCGGACGGCGTGGCGGACGCCGCCGTCAACCTGGCCACCGAGCGCGCCACCGTGCAGTTCGATCCCCGGCTCATCGACCGCGGCGGGATCGTGGCCGCCATCGAGGCGGCCGGCTACGAGGTGGCGGCGCCGGCATCCGCGGGCGCGGCAGCGGTCGATGAGGCAGACGCGGCGCGGGCCACCGAGCGTCAGGCCCTGCTGCGCGACGCCCTGCTCGCGACCGGCATCGGCCTGGCCATGATGGTCGTCTCCCTCTGGCCCAGCGGCGTTCCGTGGCCGATGGAGCGGGTCAATGTCTGGATGCTCGCCCCGGCGACCGTCGTGCAGTTCGTCTTCGGCCGGCGCTTCCTGGTCGCCGCGGCGAGGGGCCTGCGCCACGGTGAGCTGACCATGGACACCCTCGTCTCGCTCGGGACGCTGGCTGCCTACGGCTACTCGCTGGCGATCACGCTGATCGGCTCCGCGGACCCCACCTACTTCGACAGCGCGGCGGTGATCATCGGCCTGGTGCTCTTGGGCCGATGGCTCGAGGCACGCGCCAAGAGCCAGGCCACTGGCGCCATCAAGGCCCTCCTCAAACTGCGTCCGACCACCGCACGCGTGCTCCGCGACGGACGCGAAGCCGATCTGCCGATCGACGAAGTCCGACCCGGCGACCTGCTGCGCGTCCGACCGGGAGAACGCGTACCGGCCGACGGCTCCATCGTCGATGGTGCCTCGGCGGTGGACGAGTCAATGCTGAGCGGCGAGTCGATACCCGTCGACAAGCGCGAGGGCGACCGCGTGACGGGCGCGACCATGAACGCATCAGGCTCCTTCGTGATGCGCGCGGAACGAGTGGGGACGGACACGACGCTGGCACAGATTGCCCGAATGGTCGAGCAGGCCCAGGGCTCAAAGGCGCCGATCCAGCGCGTGGTCGACCAGGTCACGGCCCGCTTCGTCCCGGCGGTCGTGCTGTTGGCGGCCGCCACGTTCGGCCTGTGGCTGCTGCTTGGCCCCGAGCCGCGGCTTCCGGCCGCGCTGACCGCTGCGGTGGCCGTCCTCATCATCGCCTGCCCGTGCGCCATGGGCCTGGCGACCCCCACCGCCATCATGGTCGGGACCGCGAAGGGCGCCGAGGCCGGGATCCTGGTGCGCGACGGCGCGGCACTGGAGCAGGCGCGACGGATCACGGCCGTGATCCTCGACAAGACCGGCACGATCACCCAAGGACAACCGTCAGTTGTGGAGCTGCGACCATCGCCCGGGACGTCCGAGGCCGAGCTGCTCCGCCTGGCCGCCTCTGCGGAGCGCGGGAGCGAGCATCCCCTGGCCGAGGCGATCGTCCGGCTGGCAGCCGATCGAGGCATGGAGCTGCCGACCGCAACAGGCTTCCTCGCGGCCCCTGGCGGAGGCGTGCAGGCGACGGTTGAGGGCCGGCGGACAGTCGTCGGCAGCGAGCGGATGCTGGTCCAGCAGGGCGTGGACATCGGGCCGGTCCACGCGCTGGCGCGCGAGGCTGCGGCGAACGGCCACACCCCGGTGCTGGTGGCGGTGGAGCGCGTGGCGATTGGGCTGCTCGCCATCGCCGACACCGTCAAGCCGGAGTCGGCCGAGGCAGTGCATCGCCTGCAGGAGGCCGGGCTCGAGGTCTGGATGCTGACCGGCGATCGAGTAGCGGTAGCCGAGGCGATCGGCTCGCAGGTCGGGATCGCGCAGGATCGGCTCCTGGCTGAGGTCCGCCCCGGGGAGAAAGCCGCCCGGGTGAAGGAGCTCCAGGCTGAGGGAGCAGTGGTCGCCATGGTCGGTGACGGGATCAATGACGCGCCCGCGCTGGCGCAATCCGACGTGGGCGTGGCGATCGGGACGGGCGCGGACGTCGCGGTCGAGGCCTCGGACATCACGCTGGTCGGGGACGACCTGCGCGCCGTGCCGGGGGCGATCCGGCTCTCCCGCGCGACGATGCGCACGATTCGCCAGAACCTGGCCTGGGCCTTCGGCTACAACCTGGTCCTGATCCCCGTTGCAGCGGGTGCTCTCTTCCCGCTCACCGGCTGGCTTCTCTCCCCAGCTCTGGCCGCGGCCGCCATGGCGCTCTCGAGCGTCAGCGTGGTAACCAACTCGCTCCGCCTCAGGCGCTTCCGAACCAGCTGA
- a CDS encoding ABC transporter ATP-binding protein, whose product MPLISTQSLTKRYGSSVTALDGLTLDVEPGIIGLVGANGAGKSTLLKILLGLLKPTSGSATVMDMDVATRGPEIRQYVGYLPEHDCLPPDVSATDFVSHMGRMAGLPPAAARERTAEVLRHVGLYEERYRPIGGYSTGMKQRVKLAQAIVHDPKLLLLDEPTNGLDPAGRDEMLDLVHRTGTEFGIATVVASHLLGEIERVCTFLLAIDAGKLLQSAPIASFVERTGTLGVEVEEGADALAERLVAAGLTARVDGRSVLVDCPDERPYDIVRDVIDEMGLSLTRLEQRRHRLEDLFRVEGRTDDAA is encoded by the coding sequence ATGCCCCTCATCTCGACCCAGTCGCTGACGAAGCGGTATGGGTCGTCGGTCACCGCCCTCGACGGGCTCACGCTGGACGTGGAGCCGGGGATCATCGGTCTCGTCGGCGCCAACGGGGCAGGCAAGAGCACGCTCCTCAAGATCCTGCTCGGCCTCCTCAAGCCCACCAGCGGCAGCGCGACCGTGATGGATATGGATGTCGCCACCCGCGGGCCGGAGATCCGCCAGTACGTCGGCTACCTGCCGGAGCACGACTGCCTGCCCCCGGATGTCTCGGCCACCGATTTCGTCAGCCACATGGGGCGCATGGCCGGGCTCCCGCCCGCGGCGGCGCGCGAACGGACTGCCGAGGTGCTTCGACACGTCGGGCTGTACGAGGAGCGCTACCGCCCGATCGGCGGCTATTCGACCGGCATGAAGCAACGGGTCAAGCTGGCGCAGGCGATCGTCCACGACCCGAAGCTTCTCCTCCTCGACGAGCCGACCAACGGCCTCGACCCCGCCGGCCGCGACGAGATGCTCGACTTGGTGCACCGCACCGGCACCGAGTTCGGGATCGCTACCGTCGTCGCCAGCCATCTGCTCGGCGAGATCGAGCGCGTTTGCACCTTCCTCCTGGCCATCGACGCAGGCAAGCTGCTGCAGTCGGCGCCGATCGCGAGCTTCGTGGAACGCACCGGGACCCTGGGCGTGGAGGTCGAGGAAGGGGCAGATGCCCTGGCCGAGCGCCTGGTGGCCGCCGGCCTGACCGCTCGCGTCGATGGACGCAGCGTCCTGGTCGACTGCCCCGACGAGCGCCCGTACGACATTGTGCGCGACGTGATCGACGAGATGGGGCTCTCGCTCACCCGGCTCGAGCAACGACGACATCGGCTCGAGGACCTCTTCCGCGTGGAGGGTCGAACCGATGACGCGGCGTGA
- a CDS encoding DUF4260 family protein — translation MGVGAGKPMGGLALLLRAEWLATFIAGVVIYLEFGGHPLLLLPLLLGPDLSMVGYLAGPRVGALTYNSVHNLVVALGLLAVGWFAPVAPLALAGAILIAHSGMDRSLGYGLKLPTDFRDTHLGRIGRS, via the coding sequence GTGGGAGTAGGGGCCGGAAAGCCGATGGGCGGGCTTGCGCTGCTGCTGCGCGCCGAATGGCTGGCCACCTTCATCGCCGGCGTGGTCATCTACCTGGAGTTCGGCGGCCACCCACTGCTCCTGCTACCGCTGCTGCTGGGACCGGATCTGTCGATGGTCGGCTACCTCGCCGGGCCGCGCGTCGGCGCCCTGACCTACAACTCGGTCCACAACCTGGTGGTGGCGCTCGGCCTCCTCGCCGTCGGCTGGTTCGCGCCGGTCGCGCCCCTGGCGCTGGCTGGGGCGATCCTCATCGCCCATTCCGGCATGGACCGATCGCTCGGCTACGGGCTCAAGCTGCCGACCGACTTTCGCGACACGCACCTGGGCCGCATCGGCCGGAGCTGA
- a CDS encoding ABC transporter ATP-binding protein encodes MTGPIVTAHDLRKRYGSLQAVDGVSFEIAEGEVFGILGPNGAGKTTTLEMIEGMRPIDSGSAIVDGIDVTRDPRGVKARIGIQLQASSFFDELNLVELLELFGHLYESRVDAMALLGDVELTEKARSQVKTLSGGQKQRFSIASALVNEPRVLFLDEPTTGLDPQARHHLWGLVRQIRERGHTVVLTTHYMEEAEELCDRVAIMDRGVIVALDTPQRLIDALIGRGFTKARVERLANLEDVFLDITGHDLREAG; translated from the coding sequence ATGACGGGACCGATCGTGACTGCGCACGACCTTCGCAAGCGCTACGGGAGCCTGCAGGCGGTCGACGGCGTCAGCTTCGAGATCGCGGAGGGCGAGGTGTTCGGGATCCTCGGTCCCAACGGGGCGGGCAAGACGACCACGCTCGAGATGATCGAGGGGATGCGACCGATCGATTCCGGGAGTGCGATCGTCGACGGGATCGATGTCACTCGCGACCCGCGCGGGGTGAAGGCCCGCATCGGCATTCAGCTCCAGGCGTCGAGCTTCTTCGATGAGCTGAACCTGGTCGAGCTGCTCGAGCTCTTCGGCCACCTGTATGAGAGCAGGGTCGACGCCATGGCGCTCCTCGGGGACGTGGAACTCACCGAGAAGGCGCGCTCGCAGGTGAAGACCCTCTCCGGCGGGCAGAAGCAGCGATTCAGCATCGCCTCCGCCCTCGTCAACGAGCCGCGTGTCCTCTTCCTCGACGAGCCGACCACCGGGCTCGATCCGCAGGCCCGCCACCACCTCTGGGGCCTCGTGCGCCAGATTCGCGAGCGCGGGCACACGGTCGTGCTGACGACGCACTACATGGAGGAGGCGGAGGAGCTATGCGACCGGGTGGCGATCATGGATCGCGGCGTGATCGTCGCCCTCGACACGCCGCAGCGACTCATCGACGCGCTCATCGGGCGCGGCTTTACGAAGGCCCGCGTCGAGCGGCTCGCCAACCTCGAGGACGTATTCCTCGACATCACCGGTCACGATCTGCGGGAGGCGGGCTGA
- a CDS encoding YHS domain-containing protein, with protein METPLPTPQPHDPVCGMTVNPEVARAAGLTAEHEGQSYYFCGRGCRLEFLDDPKRFFDPDYRPRM; from the coding sequence ATGGAGACTCCCCTGCCAACCCCGCAGCCGCACGATCCGGTCTGCGGCATGACCGTGAACCCCGAGGTGGCGCGCGCCGCCGGGCTGACGGCTGAGCACGAAGGGCAGAGCTACTACTTCTGTGGCCGCGGCTGCCGGCTCGAGTTCCTCGACGACCCCAAGCGCTTCTTCGATCCGGACTACCGGCCTCGGATGTAG
- a CDS encoding CBS domain-containing protein — MTNQPVTIRDNTPLTVAERLMRERRVSGLPVVDQDGALIGVLSRTDVMAAASGPRYAAWQGLPVATAMKAPGLTSEPMSL; from the coding sequence ATGACCAACCAGCCCGTCACCATCCGTGACAACACACCGCTCACCGTCGCGGAACGCCTCATGCGAGAGCGCAGGGTGAGCGGGCTGCCGGTGGTCGACCAGGACGGCGCCCTGATTGGTGTGCTCAGCCGCACCGATGTGATGGCAGCGGCCAGTGGCCCGCGTTACGCTGCCTGGCAAGGCCTCCCCGTCGCGACTGCGATGAAAGCTCCCGGACTGACGTCGGAGCCGATGTCTCTCTGA